One part of the Paenibacillus silvisoli genome encodes these proteins:
- a CDS encoding sugar phosphate isomerase/epimerase family protein, protein MYKKQIAAQLYTLRDYCKTAEDLDATLKKVKKIGYDAVQVSGIGPIAPADVKRICDSHGLTICATHVSTARLQNDLDALIAEHKAWGCKYIGIGSIPSEYRKDKAGYTAFGEIMNEIGDKLAEAGLELIYHNHKFEFEKFEGKTGMDWLLDAKDSAAGAFSFELDTYWVHAGGADPVSWIMKVADMKVVHLKDMAIVNDQQVYAEIGQGNLNWPAIIEACRETGVEWYVVEQDVCTGDPFESLAISYRALQQLAYQTEEELKGDVRV, encoded by the coding sequence ATGTATAAAAAGCAAATCGCCGCGCAGCTCTACACGCTGCGCGACTACTGCAAAACGGCGGAAGATCTTGACGCCACGTTAAAAAAAGTCAAAAAAATCGGCTACGACGCCGTGCAAGTATCCGGTATCGGCCCAATCGCGCCGGCAGACGTTAAACGCATTTGCGACAGCCACGGACTAACGATCTGCGCAACGCATGTGTCGACGGCCCGTCTGCAGAATGATCTCGACGCGCTGATCGCGGAGCATAAGGCTTGGGGCTGCAAATATATCGGCATCGGCTCCATTCCGTCGGAATACCGCAAGGACAAAGCAGGATACACGGCCTTCGGCGAGATCATGAACGAAATCGGCGATAAGCTGGCGGAAGCCGGCCTCGAACTTATCTATCACAATCACAAATTCGAATTCGAGAAATTCGAAGGCAAGACCGGCATGGACTGGCTCCTTGATGCGAAGGATAGCGCTGCCGGAGCCTTCAGCTTCGAGCTCGATACGTACTGGGTGCACGCCGGCGGCGCCGACCCGGTAAGCTGGATCATGAAGGTCGCCGATATGAAGGTCGTTCACCTGAAAGATATGGCGATCGTGAACGATCAGCAGGTGTACGCCGAAATCGGCCAAGGTAACTTGAACTGGCCGGCCATTATCGAAGCATGCCGCGAAACCGGCGTCGAATGGTATGTCGTCGAGCAGGATGTTTGCACAGGCGATCCGTTCGAAAGCTTGGCGATCAGCTACCGCGCGCTGCAGCAGCTCGCATACCAAACGGAAGAGGAGCTGAAGGGCGATGTCCGGGTTTAA
- a CDS encoding sugar phosphate isomerase/epimerase family protein has protein sequence MLKLSVFTVATPDVTPEEMCEAAAAAGISGIEWRCKDTPAELLEQKPSFWGNNRCTLPLNASDSDIERFKQAAASAGMQTISITPYVPCGDLEGTERVMRLAKRFGASMIRIGVPGYDRSRNYNELFEQATAFLKEGEQLARHYGVKAVVETHHVTIAPSASLAHRLVSPFNPDYVGVLYDPGNMVFEGYENYRMGLELLGPYLAHVHVKNAGWQPAAQPQPDDNPLQPLDWSCGWRSIAQGQVHWKQVLRDLKAVGYDGWLGLEDFSGTYDTRTMLQTYVNQMKTWMEEIYQ, from the coding sequence ATGCTTAAACTATCCGTATTTACGGTCGCAACGCCGGACGTTACGCCGGAAGAAATGTGCGAAGCGGCAGCCGCGGCAGGCATCTCCGGCATCGAATGGCGCTGCAAGGATACGCCGGCCGAGCTGCTCGAGCAGAAGCCGTCCTTCTGGGGCAATAACCGGTGCACGCTTCCGCTGAATGCCAGCGACAGCGACATCGAACGCTTCAAACAAGCGGCAGCCTCAGCAGGCATGCAGACCATTTCAATTACGCCTTACGTTCCTTGCGGCGACTTGGAAGGAACCGAGCGCGTCATGCGGCTCGCCAAGCGGTTCGGCGCATCGATGATCCGCATCGGCGTTCCGGGCTACGACCGCAGCCGCAATTATAATGAGCTTTTCGAGCAGGCAACCGCTTTTCTCAAAGAGGGAGAGCAGCTGGCGCGCCACTACGGCGTTAAGGCCGTAGTCGAAACGCACCATGTGACGATCGCGCCGAGCGCTTCGCTCGCGCATCGCCTCGTTTCGCCGTTCAACCCCGATTATGTCGGCGTACTCTACGATCCCGGCAACATGGTTTTCGAGGGCTACGAGAACTACCGCATGGGGCTTGAGCTTCTCGGTCCGTATCTCGCACACGTTCACGTGAAAAACGCGGGCTGGCAACCGGCAGCACAGCCGCAGCCCGACGATAACCCGCTGCAGCCATTAGATTGGTCCTGCGGCTGGCGGTCCATCGCGCAAGGCCAAGTGCATTGGAAGCAGGTGCTACGCGATTTGAAGGCGGTCGGCTATGACGGCTGGCTGGGCCTGGAGGATTTCAGCGGCACCTACGATACGCGAACGATGCTTCAAACCTATGTCAATCAAATGAAAACGTGGATGGAGGAGATTTATCAATGA
- a CDS encoding M24 family metallopeptidase, which yields MQGQVQGSSGVAAAVRREEIEARIQRLQALMATEGVHAFLVTQHVDLFYLTGSMQAGYAFIPAAGAAVFYVRRSVERAVAESAVRVQPLTSLRQFRAQLESDHPAVFSGRADGVQIATEMDVLPAASYAKLAEVLAGSANDCVLVDGSSLIRRVRMVKSAWEVERIEDAARVVAEALEASVRIIRVGLTELELMARIEYEIRLRGHIGMMRTRSYNMEITTGMLGSGAAAAVPSAFDGPAGGLGLGPAFPQSTSRKTIGRDEPILIDIGCCIDGYVIDQTRTAVIGSLPDDLAEAYAHSEAIIRSAEASMRPGTAPDSIYADALKLAANAGLADHFMGFGSNQVKFLGHGIGLEVDEWPVLARGFSNPLEPGIVLAVEPKFTFPGRGVVGIENSYLITDTGCRQLTRSPEGLIVIP from the coding sequence GTGCAAGGTCAAGTTCAAGGAAGCAGCGGAGTGGCTGCGGCGGTTAGGCGGGAAGAAATCGAGGCGCGTATTCAACGGCTGCAGGCGCTAATGGCAACGGAAGGCGTACATGCCTTTCTGGTTACGCAGCATGTCGATCTCTTTTATTTGACTGGCTCCATGCAGGCGGGATATGCGTTTATTCCCGCAGCGGGTGCAGCCGTTTTCTATGTAAGGCGAAGCGTGGAGCGGGCGGTTGCGGAGTCGGCTGTTCGGGTGCAGCCGCTGACGTCGCTGCGACAATTTCGGGCTCAGCTGGAGAGCGATCATCCCGCCGTATTCAGCGGCCGAGCAGACGGCGTGCAAATCGCGACCGAGATGGATGTGCTCCCGGCGGCCTCTTACGCCAAGCTTGCCGAAGTGCTGGCGGGCAGCGCGAACGATTGCGTTTTGGTCGACGGCTCCTCGCTCATTCGCCGGGTGCGGATGGTGAAGTCGGCTTGGGAAGTGGAACGGATCGAGGATGCTGCGCGGGTAGTAGCCGAGGCGCTAGAGGCGTCCGTCCGTATCATCCGAGTTGGGTTGACGGAGCTTGAATTGATGGCCCGGATCGAATACGAAATCAGGCTGCGCGGACACATCGGCATGATGCGTACGCGCAGCTACAACATGGAGATAACGACCGGGATGCTCGGCTCCGGCGCAGCGGCTGCCGTGCCGAGCGCCTTCGACGGCCCAGCCGGCGGCCTCGGACTAGGGCCTGCTTTCCCGCAGAGCACGAGCCGCAAGACGATCGGCAGAGATGAGCCGATACTGATTGATATCGGCTGCTGCATCGATGGCTATGTCATCGATCAAACGAGAACGGCGGTCATCGGCAGTCTGCCGGACGATTTGGCCGAGGCATATGCGCACTCGGAGGCAATCATCCGCAGCGCGGAAGCGTCGATGCGCCCCGGAACGGCGCCTGATTCGATTTATGCCGACGCCTTAAAGCTGGCTGCGAATGCAGGGCTAGCCGATCACTTCATGGGCTTCGGCAGCAATCAGGTCAAATTTCTCGGCCACGGCATCGGCCTTGAAGTCGATGAATGGCCAGTGCTGGCGCGCGGCTTCAGCAATCCGCTCGAGCCGGGCATCGTACTCGCCGTCGAGCCGAAATTCACATTCCCGGGCCGCGGCGTCGTCGGCATCGAGAACAGCTACCTCATTACCGATACCGGCTGCCGTCAGCTGACGCGCTCGCCGGAAGGGCTAATCGTTATTCCATAG
- a CDS encoding Gfo/Idh/MocA family protein, protein MSGFNRSDGMNYAPVAVKKPEPVVGAGEFVFAAMALDHGHIYGQTNGLLEAGATLKWVYDRDPAKVEQFLKVYPQAAAAASPEVILEDPQVKLVAAAAVPSERGPLGVRVMKHGKDYFTDKTPFTTLEQLSEAREVAAATGRKYMVYYSERLHNESAIYAGKLLEEGAIGRVVQVIGTGPHRLNKPSRPDWFFRKEQYGGILCDIGSHQIEQFLHFAGCKDASVASSKVANYNNPDYPELEDFGDATLVGDNGATNYFRVDWLTPNGLGTWGDGRTIILGTDGYIELRKYIDVARDKSGDHVYLVNHEGEHHLSVGGRIGFPYFGDLILDCLNRTENAMTQAHAFKAAELCILAQNKAVRL, encoded by the coding sequence ATGTCCGGGTTTAACCGCAGCGACGGCATGAACTACGCGCCGGTTGCCGTCAAGAAGCCGGAGCCGGTCGTCGGCGCGGGCGAGTTCGTTTTCGCCGCGATGGCACTCGATCACGGCCATATTTACGGCCAAACGAACGGCTTGCTGGAAGCGGGCGCGACGCTCAAATGGGTGTACGACCGCGATCCGGCGAAGGTCGAGCAATTTCTGAAAGTATATCCGCAAGCGGCTGCAGCCGCCTCGCCGGAGGTCATTCTCGAAGACCCGCAGGTGAAGCTGGTCGCGGCAGCGGCGGTTCCATCCGAACGCGGACCGCTCGGCGTTCGGGTGATGAAGCACGGGAAGGACTATTTTACCGACAAAACCCCGTTCACCACGCTGGAGCAGCTGTCGGAAGCGCGGGAAGTCGCGGCGGCAACGGGCCGCAAATACATGGTGTACTACAGCGAACGGCTGCATAACGAAAGCGCGATCTATGCCGGCAAGCTGCTGGAGGAAGGCGCGATCGGCCGCGTCGTGCAGGTCATTGGAACGGGTCCGCACAGGCTGAACAAGCCGTCGCGTCCGGATTGGTTTTTCCGCAAAGAGCAGTACGGCGGCATTCTATGCGATATCGGCAGCCATCAAATCGAGCAATTCCTGCACTTCGCAGGCTGCAAAGACGCTAGCGTAGCGAGCAGCAAAGTCGCCAACTACAACAACCCGGACTACCCGGAGCTGGAGGATTTCGGCGACGCGACGCTCGTGGGCGATAACGGGGCAACGAATTATTTTCGCGTGGATTGGCTGACGCCGAACGGGCTTGGCACTTGGGGAGACGGTCGGACGATCATTCTCGGCACCGACGGCTACATCGAGCTGCGCAAGTACATCGACGTAGCGCGCGACAAGAGCGGCGATCATGTCTACCTCGTCAACCATGAAGGGGAGCATCACCTCTCGGTCGGCGGCCGGATCGGCTTCCCGTACTTCGGCGATTTGATTCTCGATTGCCTGAACCGGACCGAAAACGCGATGACGCAGGCGCACGCGTTCAAAGCGGCCGAGCTCTGCATCCTCGCGCAAAATAAAGCCGTCCGTTTATAA
- the uxuA gene encoding mannonate dehydratase, with protein sequence MKMTFRWFGKDDPVTLQNIRQIPGVYGIVTALYDVPVGEAWPMESIIRLKETIEAAGLRIAVIESVPVHEDIKLGRPSRDRLIENYSQTIRRLGEAGVPVICYNFMPVFDWTRSQLAYTLPDGSTTLTFEDETISRMDPVNGDLSLPGWDQSYTKEEMGQLIDAYADVTEDVLWSNLAYFLERVIPVAEEAGVVMAIHPDDPPWPIFGLPRIVSNFSQLKRLTEHVDSPSNGITFCSGSLGANEDNNLTAIIRHFGSLGKLHFAHTRNILRTGPRSFQESSHRSSDGSIDMVRILEALYETGFEGPLRPDHGRMIWGEQGRPGYGLYDRALGATYLNGIWEAISKTRS encoded by the coding sequence ATGAAAATGACATTCCGGTGGTTTGGCAAGGACGACCCGGTCACCTTGCAAAATATCCGCCAAATTCCTGGCGTTTACGGCATTGTTACGGCGCTGTACGACGTACCCGTCGGAGAAGCGTGGCCGATGGAATCGATCATCCGGCTGAAAGAAACGATCGAAGCGGCCGGACTGCGCATCGCGGTTATCGAAAGCGTTCCCGTCCATGAGGACATTAAGCTGGGACGCCCGTCCCGCGACCGCTTGATTGAAAATTACAGTCAAACGATTCGCCGTCTTGGCGAGGCCGGCGTGCCTGTCATCTGCTACAACTTTATGCCCGTATTCGATTGGACGCGTTCGCAGCTGGCTTATACGCTGCCGGATGGCTCCACGACGCTCACCTTCGAGGATGAGACGATCTCCCGCATGGATCCCGTTAACGGCGACCTATCCCTGCCCGGCTGGGATCAGAGCTACACGAAGGAAGAAATGGGACAGCTTATCGACGCCTATGCCGACGTGACGGAGGACGTGCTGTGGAGCAATCTCGCTTACTTCCTGGAGCGGGTTATTCCCGTCGCGGAAGAAGCCGGCGTCGTTATGGCCATCCATCCGGATGATCCGCCATGGCCGATCTTCGGTCTGCCGCGCATCGTCAGCAACTTCAGCCAGCTGAAGCGTCTGACGGAGCATGTAGACAGCCCATCGAACGGCATTACATTCTGCTCCGGCTCGCTCGGCGCGAACGAGGACAACAATTTGACGGCGATCATTCGCCATTTCGGCTCGCTGGGCAAGCTGCATTTTGCCCATACGCGCAACATCCTGCGGACCGGTCCGCGTTCCTTCCAGGAATCGTCGCACCGCTCGTCCGACGGCTCGATCGACATGGTGCGCATTCTCGAAGCGCTCTATGAAACGGGCTTTGAAGGTCCGCTCCGTCCGGATCACGGACGCATGATTTGGGGCGAGCAGGGCCGCCCGGGCTACGGTCTCTATGACCGCGCTTTAGGCGCCACGTATTTGAACGGCATTTGGGAAGCGATATCGAAGACGAGGAGCTGA
- a CDS encoding helix-turn-helix transcriptional regulator: MLKNRLKVILAERNMAHGDFAKAVNVSRNTVSMWVTGKSTPTLEDAFGIAEFFGVSITDIWYKETQKSPPQ; encoded by the coding sequence ATGTTAAAGAACCGGTTGAAGGTGATACTCGCGGAGAGAAATATGGCGCATGGAGATTTCGCAAAGGCGGTAAATGTTTCGAGGAATACAGTCAGTATGTGGGTAACAGGAAAAAGTACACCTACGTTAGAGGATGCGTTCGGTATTGCGGAGTTTTTCGGGGTATCGATTACGGATATTTGGTACAAAGAAACGCAAAAAAGCCCGCCCCAATGA
- a CDS encoding type II secretion system F family protein, which produces MLLKLALAALALALFCTFFIAVRSFMEIWLHRQQMVSRLHYRRDRGIHERITRFLQRFDAAYRHLSELLESLQLSWRPGSFALTSALLLLIGGSFGALFFQSAKGAVMLGGVLVTAPYMLLRTMLVHRQMKTRIDFLPAVELFYQCCLVSGGRQIRTALQRTVEEKRLLGPMQAVFEQLYRNVSVRGDDEASLRIFAASLGHVWADYFVNIVRAGLSEGHPIAANLKDLITDMRKARRANQQERNKLLEIRIANFSPVLFLLLFVGINFHFNPENAYRYYIADPGGRNLLLNAGMMIFGSFVMGLWLSRKKM; this is translated from the coding sequence ATGCTGCTGAAGCTTGCTCTTGCTGCTCTCGCTCTTGCGCTCTTCTGTACCTTCTTTATAGCGGTACGCAGCTTTATGGAGATATGGCTGCATCGCCAGCAGATGGTCAGCCGGCTTCACTACAGACGGGACCGTGGCATTCACGAGCGGATCACTCGGTTTTTGCAACGATTCGACGCGGCCTACCGCCACCTCTCCGAGCTCTTGGAGTCGCTGCAGCTGAGCTGGCGCCCGGGGTCGTTTGCGCTGACAAGCGCGCTGCTGCTGCTCATCGGCGGTTCCTTCGGCGCGTTGTTCTTTCAGAGCGCGAAAGGTGCCGTGATGCTTGGCGGCGTCCTTGTCACGGCGCCTTACATGCTGCTGCGGACGATGCTCGTACACAGACAGATGAAGACCCGCATCGACTTTTTGCCGGCGGTAGAGCTGTTCTATCAGTGCTGCCTCGTCAGCGGCGGGCGGCAAATCAGGACGGCGCTTCAGCGTACGGTCGAGGAGAAGCGGTTGCTCGGCCCGATGCAGGCCGTGTTCGAGCAGCTGTACCGGAACGTGTCCGTACGGGGCGACGATGAAGCGAGCTTGCGGATTTTCGCGGCGTCGCTGGGACATGTATGGGCCGATTATTTCGTGAATATCGTTCGGGCGGGGTTGTCGGAAGGCCATCCCATCGCGGCGAACTTGAAAGATCTGATCACCGATATGCGCAAAGCGCGGAGAGCCAATCAGCAGGAGCGCAACAAGCTGCTGGAAATTCGTATCGCAAACTTCTCTCCGGTTCTATTTCTGCTTCTGTTTGTCGGCATCAACTTTCATTTCAATCCCGAGAATGCCTACCGTTACTACATCGCCGATCCGGGCGGAAGAAATTTATTGCTCAATGCCGGCATGATGATATTCGGCTCCTTCGTGATGGGGCTCTGGCTATCCCGCAAAAAAATGTGA
- a CDS encoding FtsK/SpoIIIE domain-containing protein gives MEVITGVLGGIVATAFAGAYACFHTMPESVTRRKLHRLFREGELHVRKKRGKGKEDRLIYPVITRVSSGVDFMQVNFTTPTGMDPQRIFNSLWLFKQGFGPYIDLSEDCSRFTLVIYSQDMKQFNYDVRDVIPSVKGMGLPVVAGRSRKGWESYDMVKHPHLLISGETGSGKSVAVRAILTTLIETHGDNIELYCADLKRSEFHLFRGIAKRVVVTPEDLEKVLHKINKEMKRRGDLLDAAEKAHVDDLPNPPKYIMLAIDEVSLLRKHKEIMADIEDISSIGRALGIFLILSMQRPDAKILDGALKNNLTVRMAFRQSDEINSRIALGSGEAADIRMSQRGRMYLKGEELKMIQMPYLELEEAKKLLAPRKKEQPIKNRPDAIDVEFEVVEETQTDDDGEDFLGVL, from the coding sequence ATGGAAGTGATAACCGGCGTACTTGGAGGAATAGTGGCGACCGCGTTCGCCGGTGCATATGCCTGCTTCCATACCATGCCGGAGTCGGTAACACGGCGCAAACTGCATCGGCTGTTTCGTGAAGGGGAATTGCATGTCCGAAAGAAACGGGGCAAGGGCAAAGAGGATCGGCTAATTTACCCCGTTATTACTAGGGTTTCCAGTGGTGTCGATTTCATGCAAGTGAATTTCACCACTCCGACTGGAATGGACCCGCAGCGTATATTCAACAGTTTGTGGCTGTTCAAACAAGGATTCGGACCATACATCGATCTAAGCGAAGATTGTTCCCGGTTCACTCTCGTCATTTACTCCCAGGATATGAAGCAATTCAATTACGACGTAAGGGACGTTATTCCAAGCGTTAAAGGCATGGGGCTTCCTGTGGTCGCTGGACGTTCGCGTAAGGGATGGGAATCGTACGACATGGTTAAACACCCACACTTACTTATAAGCGGCGAAACAGGCTCAGGAAAGTCCGTAGCGGTACGCGCTATTTTAACTACATTGATTGAAACGCATGGCGATAATATTGAATTGTATTGCGCCGACCTTAAACGTTCCGAATTTCATCTATTTCGAGGAATCGCGAAACGAGTTGTTGTAACCCCCGAAGATTTAGAAAAAGTTCTCCACAAAATCAACAAGGAAATGAAGCGGCGGGGTGACTTATTAGACGCTGCAGAAAAAGCCCACGTTGATGACCTTCCAAACCCTCCGAAATACATCATGCTTGCCATTGATGAAGTATCCCTATTGCGCAAACATAAAGAGATTATGGCAGACATTGAAGACATCAGTTCCATTGGCCGGGCGCTTGGCATTTTCCTTATTCTTTCGATGCAACGGCCAGATGCAAAAATTCTCGACGGTGCACTTAAAAACAATCTTACTGTGCGCATGGCCTTCCGGCAGTCCGACGAAATCAATTCACGTATCGCTTTAGGGTCGGGGGAAGCAGCAGACATACGCATGAGTCAGCGCGGCCGCATGTACTTGAAAGGCGAAGAATTAAAAATGATTCAAATGCCGTATTTGGAGCTGGAAGAAGCCAAGAAGCTACTGGCTCCGCGCAAGAAAGAACAGCCCATTAAGAATCGTCCTGATGCAATTGACGTGGAATTTGAAGTAGTTGAAGAAACTCAAACTGACGATGACGGGGAGGACTTTTTAGGAGTGCTTTAG
- a CDS encoding phage holin family protein: MLKLFFFNTASAVIGSIVTYAFGGWSALLDLLLIAVVVDYVSGLFASGKEGKLSSKVGFIGISKKLYIFLLVAVGHKIDTVIGGDIIMQGVIYFYLANEVLSITENGGRLGLPVPPIIKQAVAILKEKGGANASQDSEQPKGN, encoded by the coding sequence ATGTTGAAGTTATTCTTTTTTAATACAGCAAGCGCGGTCATCGGGTCTATCGTGACTTATGCATTTGGGGGGTGGAGCGCGTTGCTGGATTTGTTGTTAATCGCCGTCGTGGTTGACTATGTATCGGGGCTATTCGCATCAGGGAAAGAAGGCAAGTTATCAAGCAAAGTCGGATTTATCGGGATCTCAAAGAAGCTTTACATTTTCCTGCTCGTTGCGGTAGGGCATAAAATCGATACCGTTATTGGCGGCGACATCATCATGCAGGGCGTTATCTACTTTTACCTAGCCAATGAGGTGCTATCCATCACTGAAAATGGCGGCCGTCTAGGTCTGCCAGTTCCACCGATCATCAAGCAAGCCGTAGCAATCCTCAAAGAAAAGGGTGGAGCGAATGCAAGCCAAGACAGCGAACAACCTAAAGGTAATTGA
- a CDS encoding replication-relaxation family protein, translating into MNSRDKAIVADLVRFRCMTRDDIAALHFNTVKHPITHANIVLKRLRRDGIIDCSKEWRQYVYFPIPSIKKDSAKINHFLAIVDFYKQLHQHEPPMLFVVEPKYGKGNPEPDVFMIWQRTPMFVEIQRSIYSDKVMKEKFSRYTRYYHDEQWKLESWQPQDKKVFPRVWIVSETKYNIDAPFKVAQSTDVRSFLASFAPSLKEGGKT; encoded by the coding sequence ATGAACAGCAGAGATAAAGCCATCGTGGCCGACTTGGTTCGTTTTCGGTGTATGACCAGGGATGACATAGCTGCGCTCCATTTTAATACCGTTAAGCATCCAATCACCCATGCTAACATTGTCTTAAAACGCCTCCGCCGTGACGGCATCATAGATTGTTCAAAGGAGTGGCGGCAATATGTGTATTTCCCGATACCATCTATTAAGAAGGATAGTGCGAAGATTAATCATTTCCTTGCGATTGTTGATTTCTACAAGCAGCTTCACCAACACGAACCCCCTATGCTATTCGTAGTTGAGCCGAAGTATGGAAAAGGAAACCCCGAACCGGACGTGTTCATGATCTGGCAACGAACACCGATGTTTGTTGAAATACAGCGTTCTATCTATTCGGATAAGGTAATGAAGGAGAAGTTTAGCCGGTATACACGTTATTACCATGATGAACAATGGAAACTTGAATCCTGGCAGCCGCAGGATAAGAAAGTTTTTCCCCGCGTTTGGATCGTAAGCGAAACGAAGTACAACATAGACGCGCCGTTTAAAGTTGCGCAGTCGACGGATGTAAGAAGCTTTTTGGCTTCATTTGCACCAAGCTTGAAAGAAGGGGGAAAAACATGA
- a CDS encoding Gfo/Idh/MocA family protein, with protein MKQLRYGIIGIGNMGSGHANILTSGSIKGAVLTAVCDEFESKRDYARERYGDKVAVFESAEAMIDSGLVDAVVVATPHYDHPTEAIRAFGKGMHVLIEKPAGVYAKQVREMNEAAAASGKTFGIVYNQRMNPLYRKLREMIQDGEIGEVRRINWIITNWYRSQAYYDSGTWRATWAGEGGGVLINQCPHNLDLWQWTTGMMPVRMRAFCQFGKHRNIEVENDVTAYAEYANGATAVFITSTSDAPGTNRLEVTGSRGKIVIENDSMTFYRLREDEAAFNARNTVPFASPECWKIDIPSSGPSPEHAGILQNFTDAVLNGAPLVAPGEEGILGLTLSNAMHLSTWIDGWVDLPLDEELHEAELNKRIASSSYKKPEPAASTKPADLTGTF; from the coding sequence ATGAAACAGCTGCGTTATGGCATTATCGGAATCGGAAACATGGGCTCAGGCCACGCCAATATTTTGACGTCGGGCTCGATCAAAGGCGCGGTGCTCACCGCGGTATGCGACGAGTTCGAGAGCAAGCGCGATTACGCGAGAGAACGCTATGGCGATAAAGTAGCCGTATTCGAGAGCGCGGAAGCAATGATCGATTCCGGCCTCGTCGATGCCGTCGTCGTGGCGACGCCGCATTACGATCACCCGACGGAAGCGATCCGCGCCTTCGGCAAAGGGATGCACGTGCTGATCGAGAAGCCTGCGGGCGTGTACGCCAAGCAGGTGCGCGAAATGAACGAAGCGGCTGCGGCAAGCGGCAAAACGTTCGGCATCGTGTACAACCAGCGGATGAATCCGCTCTACCGAAAGCTGCGCGAAATGATTCAAGACGGCGAGATCGGCGAAGTGCGCCGCATCAACTGGATTATTACGAACTGGTACCGTTCGCAGGCGTACTACGATTCCGGCACTTGGCGCGCGACTTGGGCAGGCGAAGGCGGCGGCGTGCTGATCAACCAATGCCCGCACAACCTGGACCTGTGGCAGTGGACGACAGGCATGATGCCTGTGCGGATGCGCGCGTTCTGCCAATTTGGCAAACACCGCAACATCGAGGTAGAGAACGACGTAACCGCCTATGCCGAATATGCGAACGGTGCGACCGCCGTTTTCATTACGTCGACATCGGATGCGCCGGGCACGAACCGTCTGGAAGTAACGGGAAGCCGCGGCAAAATCGTGATCGAAAACGACAGCATGACATTCTATCGCCTCCGCGAGGACGAAGCGGCTTTCAACGCCCGCAATACGGTGCCGTTCGCATCGCCGGAATGCTGGAAGATCGATATTCCAAGCTCGGGACCGAGCCCGGAGCATGCAGGCATTCTCCAAAACTTCACCGATGCCGTGCTGAACGGCGCGCCGCTCGTCGCGCCTGGCGAAGAAGGCATTCTTGGCTTGACGCTGTCCAACGCGATGCACCTCTCCACGTGGATCGACGGCTGGGTCGACCTGCCGCTCGACGAGGAGCTGCACGAAGCGGAGCTGAACAAACGGATCGCAAGCTCTTCCTATAAGAAGCCGGAGCCGGCAGCTTCGACTAAGCCTGCCGACCTGACCGGCACGTTCTAA
- a CDS encoding GH25 family lysozyme, producing MQAKTANNLKVIDVSHHQQKIDWKAVASDGVVGAFIKASEGKSYIDLKFSSNALGAAMAGLKVGFYHYAHPEDNDPKVEAAHFAKTVKGTKADFPHVLDVEGEASKVGPTSLTAWCETWLQEVERLTGHPTMIYTGASFARTYLRKSLGKWPLWIAHYDTDKPMSNNTWPVWAAFQYTDEGAVKGITRNVDINAMERAFYDQYAGKPAVPQPTAEDTIKIVVNDKLAAYGRIVNGHAFLPLRQLGEALGVDVHWDATTATPYVGGKVITNFQLIGGKTYLGIRSAAELLGGSVSWDGETKKVYLYK from the coding sequence ATGCAAGCCAAGACAGCGAACAACCTAAAGGTAATTGATGTTAGCCATCATCAGCAAAAAATTGATTGGAAAGCAGTCGCATCGGATGGCGTTGTAGGAGCCTTTATCAAGGCTTCGGAGGGCAAGTCCTATATAGACCTTAAATTCTCGTCCAACGCGCTAGGAGCGGCTATGGCGGGGCTTAAAGTGGGGTTCTATCACTACGCCCATCCCGAGGACAATGATCCGAAAGTCGAAGCTGCTCATTTCGCTAAAACGGTGAAGGGAACAAAGGCGGATTTCCCGCATGTTCTCGATGTAGAGGGCGAAGCATCGAAAGTTGGTCCGACCTCACTCACGGCATGGTGCGAAACGTGGCTGCAGGAAGTGGAGCGCCTTACGGGACATCCAACGATGATTTACACCGGCGCATCCTTTGCCCGCACCTATCTTAGGAAGTCGCTCGGCAAATGGCCGCTATGGATTGCTCATTACGACACAGATAAGCCCATGAGCAACAACACATGGCCGGTATGGGCGGCGTTTCAGTACACCGATGAAGGGGCTGTAAAGGGCATTACACGCAACGTGGACATTAACGCGATGGAACGCGCCTTTTATGATCAATACGCGGGTAAGCCTGCAGTACCGCAGCCGACAGCAGAAGACACAATCAAAATCGTGGTCAATGATAAACTCGCTGCATACGGGCGCATTGTAAATGGCCATGCTTTTCTACCACTTCGACAACTCGGAGAAGCGCTCGGCGTTGATGTGCATTGGGATGCGACTACCGCAACGCCTTATGTCGGCGGTAAAGTGATTACGAACTTTCAGTTGATCGGCGGTAAAACATATCTCGGTATCCGTTCCGCTGCTGAATTGCTCGGCGGTTCGGTTTCGTGGGATGGTGAAACGAAAAAAGTGTATCTATACAAGTGA